One Actinomyces respiraculi DNA window includes the following coding sequences:
- the mltG gene encoding endolytic transglycosylase MltG encodes MVSDEFFTEIIGLPVGPPPKGSRHDRRGRARRRRLRRIALAVIVVTVLAAVVLFAIGLFTGRTPSGAQGTRPEQTGVSDYSGTGHGSVVVTIPEGASGTEIAQILEQAGVVATADAFTQAYAANVNAASIQAGTYTLHLGMSAANAVAALLDPASRSEHTLTVPEGSTRDQVKERLVSVGRFSEADVDAAFADARAIGLPEVAGGEVEGWLAPSTYAIATEATATDVVASMVLLTLTRLDRLGVDPADYQQVLIKASIVEHEVVSSAYYGQVARVIENRLADTGGATQGRLQMVSTVLYGLGRTGGIPTSDEILDTNNPYNTYEHAGLPPTPISSPGEAALAAVVSPPEGQWLYFVTVNPETGETLFASTPDEQQTNTERLMVFCEEHEALCSTGAGS; translated from the coding sequence ATGGTGAGCGACGAGTTCTTCACCGAGATCATCGGCCTGCCGGTGGGCCCGCCCCCCAAGGGTTCCCGGCATGACCGGCGCGGCCGGGCACGACGTCGGCGCCTGCGCCGCATTGCGCTTGCCGTCATAGTCGTCACGGTGCTCGCCGCCGTCGTCCTGTTCGCCATCGGCCTGTTCACCGGCCGGACCCCGAGCGGCGCCCAGGGCACCCGCCCCGAGCAGACCGGCGTCTCCGACTACAGCGGCACCGGTCACGGCAGCGTCGTCGTCACCATCCCGGAGGGCGCCTCAGGCACCGAGATCGCCCAGATCCTCGAGCAGGCCGGGGTCGTGGCCACCGCGGACGCCTTCACACAGGCCTACGCGGCCAACGTCAACGCGGCCAGCATCCAGGCCGGCACCTACACGCTGCACCTGGGGATGTCCGCCGCCAACGCCGTCGCCGCACTGCTCGACCCGGCCTCGCGCTCCGAGCACACCCTCACCGTCCCCGAGGGCAGTACCCGCGACCAGGTCAAGGAGCGCCTGGTGAGTGTGGGCCGCTTCAGCGAGGCGGATGTCGATGCCGCCTTCGCCGACGCCCGGGCCATCGGCCTGCCCGAGGTCGCCGGCGGCGAGGTCGAGGGCTGGCTCGCTCCCTCCACCTACGCCATCGCCACGGAGGCCACGGCCACCGACGTCGTCGCCTCCATGGTCTTGCTCACCCTGACCCGTCTGGACCGCCTGGGTGTGGACCCGGCCGACTATCAGCAGGTCCTCATCAAGGCCTCGATCGTCGAGCACGAGGTCGTCTCCAGCGCCTACTACGGGCAGGTTGCCCGCGTCATCGAGAACCGCCTGGCGGACACCGGCGGCGCCACCCAGGGCAGGCTGCAGATGGTCTCCACCGTCCTGTACGGCCTGGGCCGCACCGGTGGCATCCCCACGAGCGACGAGATTCTGGACACGAACAACCCGTACAACACCTACGAGCACGCGGGACTGCCCCCGACCCCCATCTCCAGCCCCGGGGAGGCCGCTCTCGCCGCCGTCGTCAGCCCGCCCGAGGGACAGTGGCTCTACTTCGTCACCGTCAACCCCGAGACGGGCGAGACCCTCTTCGCCTCGACACCGGATGAGCAGCAGACCAACACCGAGCGGCTCATGGTCTTCTGCGAGGAGCACGAGGCCTTGTGCTCCACAGGAGCCGGGTCATGA
- a CDS encoding shikimate dehydrogenase gives MTVGQKAAVIGLPVTHSLSPVLHRAAYAALGLDGWQYERRETSPEELGPLLAELAAPAGPGPVWAGLSVTMPHKQALLTHLDAVDPLAQTVGAANTVVAQRSGRGPALLTGFNTDVAGIVGALREVTGKQPAAGATALVLGSGATACSALAALTELGAGRIVVAARSHAGPGRALSAAHRMGLEIETVTWRPGVAASDAVVAEALGGADLVVSTLPAHGADVLAPLVGRVRGGAALLDVVYEPWPTALAAAWQGAGGLIAPGWLMLLHQAVPQVRLMTGMTPDVEAMRTALTAALGRP, from the coding sequence ATGACCGTCGGCCAGAAGGCGGCCGTCATTGGCCTGCCCGTCACCCACTCGCTCTCCCCGGTCCTGCACCGTGCGGCCTACGCCGCGCTCGGTCTGGACGGCTGGCAGTACGAGCGCCGCGAGACGAGCCCCGAGGAGTTGGGCCCGCTGCTGGCCGAGCTCGCCGCCCCCGCTGGACCCGGCCCCGTCTGGGCGGGCCTGAGCGTCACCATGCCGCACAAGCAGGCGCTGCTCACTCACCTCGACGCCGTCGACCCGCTCGCGCAGACCGTCGGCGCCGCCAACACCGTCGTCGCCCAGCGCTCCGGCCGGGGTCCCGCCTTGCTCACCGGCTTCAACACCGACGTGGCCGGGATCGTCGGCGCCCTGCGAGAGGTCACGGGGAAGCAGCCGGCGGCCGGCGCCACGGCCCTCGTCCTGGGCTCCGGCGCGACGGCCTGCTCGGCGCTGGCCGCGCTCACCGAGCTCGGAGCCGGGCGCATCGTCGTCGCCGCACGCAGCCATGCCGGGCCGGGACGGGCACTGTCCGCCGCCCACCGCATGGGCCTGGAGATTGAGACCGTCACCTGGCGCCCGGGGGTCGCCGCCTCCGACGCCGTCGTGGCCGAGGCCCTGGGCGGGGCCGACCTCGTGGTCTCCACGCTGCCCGCGCACGGTGCCGACGTCCTGGCCCCCCTGGTCGGCCGGGTGCGTGGCGGCGCGGCCCTGCTCGACGTCGTCTACGAGCCCTGGCCGACGGCGCTGGCCGCCGCCTGGCAGGGTGCCGGTGGCCTCATCGCCCCCGGTTGGCTCATGCTCCTGCACCAGGCCGTGCCGCAGGTGCGCCTCATGACCGGCATGACGCCCGACGTTGAGGCCATGCGCACGGCGCTGACGGCGGCACTGGGCCGGCCCTGA
- the aroC gene encoding chorismate synthase, whose product MLRWMTAGESHGEALTALMEGVPAGVEITTEEISAALARRRLGHGRGARQVFERDELSLLGGVRHGRTIGSPIAMRIGNAEWPKWSTVMSADPVDPADLLIDAGTGDEREIARNRPLTRPRPGHADLPGVLKYDLPDARPVLERASARETAARVALGAVAEALLEQVAGIRLVSHVLRIGSVTLPDDAPRPGPDDERRLSADPVRCTDPAVSAAMVTEIDTARRAGDTLGGVVEVIATEVPIGLGTHVDSSRRLDARLAAAVMGIQSVKGVEIGDGFAQAARRGSHAHDEILSVDGGRVERASNRAGGIEGGISNGSAVVVRAALKPISTVPRALRTVDLANGEEAKGLHQRSDTTAVVPGAVIVEAMVALVLADALLEKTGGDSVEECRRNLEAYLARVAERTRW is encoded by the coding sequence ATGCTGCGATGGATGACTGCCGGCGAGTCGCACGGCGAGGCCTTGACTGCCCTCATGGAGGGCGTGCCCGCGGGCGTGGAGATCACCACTGAGGAGATCAGTGCCGCCCTTGCCCGCAGGCGCCTGGGCCACGGGCGAGGTGCACGCCAGGTCTTCGAGCGCGACGAGCTCTCCCTCCTGGGAGGCGTGCGCCACGGTCGCACCATCGGCAGCCCCATCGCCATGAGGATCGGCAACGCCGAGTGGCCCAAGTGGTCCACCGTCATGAGCGCGGACCCCGTCGACCCGGCCGACCTGCTCATCGACGCCGGCACCGGTGACGAGCGGGAGATCGCCCGCAACCGGCCGCTCACCCGCCCCAGGCCAGGTCACGCGGACCTGCCCGGCGTGCTCAAGTACGACCTGCCCGACGCGCGCCCCGTCCTCGAGCGCGCCTCCGCACGCGAGACCGCCGCCCGGGTGGCCCTGGGTGCGGTGGCCGAGGCCCTGCTCGAGCAGGTCGCCGGCATCCGCCTGGTCAGCCACGTCCTGCGCATCGGCTCCGTCACCCTGCCCGACGACGCCCCCCGGCCGGGCCCCGACGACGAGCGGCGCCTGAGTGCCGACCCCGTGCGCTGCACCGACCCCGCCGTGAGCGCCGCCATGGTCACCGAGATCGACACCGCCCGTCGGGCCGGTGACACCCTGGGCGGCGTCGTCGAGGTCATCGCCACCGAGGTGCCCATCGGCCTGGGCACCCATGTGGACTCCTCGCGCCGCCTCGACGCCCGCCTGGCGGCCGCCGTCATGGGCATCCAGTCCGTCAAGGGCGTCGAGATCGGGGATGGTTTCGCTCAGGCGGCCCGCCGCGGTTCTCATGCCCACGACGAGATCCTGTCGGTCGACGGCGGGCGGGTGGAGCGCGCCTCCAACCGCGCCGGTGGCATCGAGGGTGGGATCTCCAACGGTTCGGCCGTCGTCGTGCGCGCCGCCCTCAAGCCCATCTCGACGGTCCCGCGCGCCCTGCGCACGGTGGACCTCGCCAACGGCGAGGAGGCCAAGGGCCTGCACCAGCGTTCCGACACGACGGCCGTCGTGCCCGGGGCCGTCATCGTGGAGGCGATGGTGGCGCTCGTGCTTGCCGACGCCCTGCTGGAGAAGACCGGAGGCGACAGCGTTGAGGAGTGCCGCCGCAACCTCGAGGCCTACCTCGCCCGCGTGGCCGAGCGGACCCGCTGGTGA
- the aroB gene encoding 3-dehydroquinate synthase — translation MSTTDRTTGRTTALREHLPLVLVGLPGAGKTTVARLLARELRTVSVDLDAEIRRRARMSVPAIFEAEGEEGFRDRETSALRSLLTGAATTAGVISLGGGAVLRPANRDMLAGHTVVHLSVTPATAAARVGDGCGRPLMAGPQAPAPQDAGDLAVRSRMEQLAAERSDLYAQVATLTVVADDLTPEAVAEEVLRRLERPAPAREPAAPPAPAADPDGLVTVSVGGARPYDVVIGRGLESCVTEAVAAAPGHGAGGVAIVHADALDERARALEAALTAAGARVTRVTVPGGEAAKCTAVLDRVWRALGAFRMGRDGCVVALGGGATTDLAGFAAATWLRGVSVVQVPTTLLAMVDAAVGGKTGIDTAAGKNLVGAFHPPAAVVCDLETLSTLGDEDLRAGLGEVVKCGLIADPAILDLMLASPPADLLSPHCAVLAELVARSVAVKADVVSEDLTEAGSREILNYGHTYAHAIETVTGYVWRHGEAVAVGCVFAAEVAHRSGRIDADLLLTHRRALAAAGLPVSFPEGVGRYEELAEVMLSDKKVRSGRIRMVLLNGLAQPVWGVEPREAVLREAHAAVTSDGTPKP, via the coding sequence ATGAGCACCACCGACCGGACCACCGGCCGCACCACAGCGCTGCGCGAGCACCTGCCGCTCGTCCTCGTCGGCCTGCCCGGCGCAGGCAAGACCACCGTCGCCCGCCTGCTCGCCCGGGAGCTGAGGACAGTGTCCGTGGACCTCGACGCCGAGATCCGGCGCCGCGCGCGCATGAGCGTGCCCGCGATCTTCGAGGCCGAGGGGGAGGAGGGCTTCCGCGACCGGGAGACCAGCGCCCTGCGCTCGCTGCTCACCGGGGCTGCCACCACGGCCGGTGTCATCTCCCTGGGCGGCGGGGCCGTGCTGCGCCCCGCCAACCGCGACATGCTCGCCGGGCACACGGTCGTGCACCTGTCCGTCACCCCCGCCACCGCGGCCGCCCGGGTCGGTGACGGCTGCGGCCGCCCCCTCATGGCCGGGCCGCAGGCGCCCGCCCCGCAGGACGCAGGCGACCTGGCCGTGCGCAGCCGCATGGAGCAGCTGGCCGCCGAGCGCTCGGACCTGTACGCGCAGGTGGCCACCCTCACCGTCGTCGCCGACGACCTCACGCCCGAGGCCGTGGCCGAGGAGGTCCTGCGCCGGCTCGAGCGGCCGGCCCCCGCGCGCGAGCCTGCCGCTCCGCCGGCCCCGGCGGCCGACCCCGACGGCCTGGTCACCGTGAGCGTGGGCGGTGCCCGCCCCTACGACGTCGTCATCGGCCGCGGCCTGGAGAGCTGCGTCACTGAGGCCGTGGCCGCCGCACCGGGCCACGGCGCCGGAGGGGTAGCGATCGTCCACGCCGACGCCCTGGATGAGCGCGCCCGCGCGCTCGAGGCGGCACTGACCGCCGCAGGGGCGCGGGTCACCCGTGTGACGGTGCCCGGGGGAGAGGCCGCCAAGTGCACGGCCGTCCTCGACCGGGTCTGGCGGGCCCTGGGAGCCTTCCGCATGGGCCGTGACGGCTGCGTCGTCGCCCTGGGCGGCGGCGCCACCACGGACCTCGCCGGTTTCGCGGCCGCCACCTGGCTGCGGGGTGTGAGTGTCGTCCAGGTGCCCACGACGTTGCTGGCGATGGTGGACGCCGCCGTCGGCGGCAAGACGGGCATCGACACGGCCGCCGGAAAGAACCTCGTGGGTGCCTTCCACCCGCCGGCCGCCGTCGTGTGCGACCTGGAGACCCTGAGCACGCTGGGTGACGAGGATCTGCGTGCGGGGCTCGGCGAGGTCGTCAAATGCGGTCTTATCGCCGATCCCGCGATCCTCGACCTCATGCTCGCCTCACCGCCCGCCGACCTGCTGAGCCCGCACTGCGCCGTGCTGGCCGAGCTCGTCGCACGCTCCGTCGCCGTCAAGGCCGACGTGGTCAGCGAGGACCTCACCGAGGCGGGCTCGCGCGAGATCCTCAACTACGGGCACACCTACGCCCACGCCATCGAGACCGTCACCGGCTACGTCTGGCGCCACGGTGAGGCGGTGGCCGTCGGCTGCGTCTTCGCCGCCGAGGTCGCGCACCGCAGCGGACGCATCGACGCCGATCTGCTCCTCACGCACCGCCGGGCCCTGGCCGCCGCGGGCCTGCCGGTCTCCTTCCCCGAGGGCGTCGGCCGCTATGAGGAGCTGGCGGAGGTCATGCTCTCGGACAAGAAGGTCCGCTCCGGGCGCATCCGCATGGTTCTGCTCAACGGCCTCGCCCAGCCCGTCTGGGGCGTCGAGCCTCGGGAGGCGGTCCTGCGCGAGGCGCACGCGGCCGTCACGAGCGACGGGACGCCGAAGCCGTGA
- a CDS encoding shikimate kinase, with protein sequence MSPTGPDGIVLLGAPGAGCGSVARALGRAMGLPVRDLGAVVAERLGVEESLALVAVGEERYRRVEAEAACALLADLAGTVTALGSGCLADAGVRSALERARCGGARTVLLTATTRRLATRNGLDAPRSVALGNVHHAFTQMLRAREDLCRRAAGAEAVVVDTTSTTPEQAAAETAGLLGAPAPS encoded by the coding sequence GTGAGCCCAACGGGCCCCGACGGGATCGTGCTCCTGGGCGCCCCCGGTGCGGGGTGCGGCTCCGTCGCGCGCGCCCTGGGCCGGGCCATGGGCCTGCCGGTGCGCGACCTCGGGGCCGTCGTCGCCGAGCGCCTGGGCGTGGAGGAGTCGCTGGCGCTCGTCGCCGTGGGGGAGGAGCGCTACCGCAGGGTCGAGGCCGAGGCCGCCTGCGCGCTGCTCGCCGACCTGGCCGGCACCGTCACGGCCCTGGGCTCGGGCTGCCTGGCCGACGCCGGGGTGCGCAGCGCCCTGGAGCGCGCCCGCTGCGGTGGGGCCCGCACGGTGCTGCTGACCGCGACCACCCGCCGCCTGGCCACCCGCAACGGGCTGGACGCCCCGCGCTCGGTGGCCCTGGGCAACGTCCACCACGCCTTCACCCAGATGCTGCGCGCCCGCGAGGACCTGTGCCGGCGGGCGGCGGGCGCCGAGGCCGTCGTCGTCGACACGACGTCCACGACGCCCGAGCAGGCGGCTGCCGAGACGGCCGGACTGCTGGGCGCCCCCGCGCCGTCGTGA
- the efp gene encoding elongation factor P, whose product MATTNDLRNGLVLNIEGQLWQVVEFQHVKPGKGPAFVRTKLKNVLSGKTVDRTFNAGLKVETATVDRRDMQFSYRDGEDFVFMDVKDYEQVPVSAATVGEAATYMLEGQDVIVAFHEDSVLFVELPASVVLTISHTEPGLQGDRSSAGTKPATLETGAEIQVPLFLNEGDRVKVDTRTGDYLSRVTD is encoded by the coding sequence GTGGCAACGACGAACGACCTGAGGAACGGCCTCGTACTCAACATCGAGGGCCAGCTCTGGCAGGTGGTCGAGTTCCAGCACGTCAAGCCTGGCAAGGGCCCCGCCTTCGTGCGCACCAAGCTCAAGAACGTCCTGTCCGGCAAGACCGTCGACCGCACCTTCAACGCCGGCCTCAAGGTCGAGACCGCCACCGTCGACCGCCGCGACATGCAGTTCTCCTACAGGGACGGCGAGGACTTCGTCTTCATGGACGTCAAGGACTACGAGCAGGTCCCGGTCTCGGCCGCGACCGTCGGCGAGGCCGCCACCTACATGCTCGAGGGTCAGGACGTCATTGTGGCCTTCCACGAGGACTCCGTCCTGTTCGTCGAGCTGCCCGCCTCCGTCGTGCTGACGATCTCCCACACGGAGCCGGGCCTGCAGGGCGACCGCTCCTCGGCCGGCACCAAGCCCGCCACCCTGGAGACGGGTGCGGAGATCCAGGTTCCGCTGTTCCTCAACGAGGGCGACCGTGTCAAGGTCGACACCCGCACCGGCGACTACCTCTCCCGCGTCACCGACTGA
- the nusB gene encoding transcription antitermination factor NusB produces the protein MTETSSRAEVPERPVKHPVTARTKARRRAIEILFEADQRGMLGRGRQRDADDERRWNEPRWDERDEAPAAESLSDAEVANALRDFAARRAVESANHTEAPAYTREILAGVADHLADVDDTIETYAQGWTLARMPAVDRAIARVATWEIVYNDDVDAPVAVDEAMTLARMLSTDDSPRYLGGVLGRIGDLADMLR, from the coding sequence ATGACCGAGACCAGCTCCCGCGCCGAGGTGCCCGAGCGCCCCGTCAAGCACCCTGTCACGGCGCGTACCAAGGCCCGTCGTCGCGCCATCGAGATCCTCTTCGAGGCGGACCAGCGCGGCATGTTGGGCAGGGGCCGTCAGCGGGACGCCGACGACGAGCGCCGATGGAACGAGCCTCGTTGGGACGAGCGTGACGAGGCCCCGGCTGCCGAGAGCCTCTCGGACGCTGAGGTCGCCAATGCCCTGCGGGACTTTGCCGCCCGTCGGGCCGTCGAGTCCGCCAACCACACCGAGGCGCCCGCTTACACGCGCGAGATCCTCGCCGGTGTGGCGGACCACCTCGCCGACGTCGACGACACCATCGAGACCTACGCCCAGGGCTGGACGCTCGCCCGGATGCCGGCCGTGGACCGCGCCATCGCCCGCGTCGCCACCTGGGAGATCGTCTACAACGACGACGTCGACGCCCCCGTGGCGGTCGATGAGGCCATGACGCTGGCGCGGATGCTCTCGACGGACGACTCGCCCCGCTACCTCGGAGGCGTGCTCGGCCGCATCGGGGATCTCGCGGACATGCTGCGCTGA
- a CDS encoding SDR family oxidoreductase produces the protein MSTATRTPVIAITGATGHVGGAVATRLHDAGLAARLIVRDATRAPAWADDVAVTSYGDRQAAPVALTGVDVLFMVSAAESADRLEQHRAFIDSAAQAGVRHVIYTSFVGAGPDSVFTFGRTHGATEAHLAASGMTATILRDSFYLDFLPELAVDGVISGPAGPTGGGVGAVARADVVRSASAVLNDLAAGSGAHDGAIYTMTGPEALSLTDVARILTELGSPTTYREESIEQAYASRAHYGAPAWEVDGWVSTYTAIASGQLAAVTDDVLRLTGREPLSLAELLSGARA, from the coding sequence ATGAGCACTGCGACCCGCACCCCCGTCATCGCCATCACGGGCGCCACCGGCCACGTCGGCGGCGCCGTCGCGACCCGCCTGCACGACGCGGGCCTGGCCGCCCGCCTCATCGTGCGTGATGCCACCCGGGCGCCCGCCTGGGCCGACGACGTCGCCGTCACCAGCTACGGCGACCGCCAGGCCGCCCCCGTAGCACTCACCGGAGTCGACGTCCTGTTCATGGTCTCGGCCGCCGAGTCGGCAGACCGCCTTGAGCAGCACCGCGCCTTCATCGACTCCGCCGCCCAGGCCGGTGTGCGTCACGTCATCTACACCAGCTTCGTCGGGGCGGGACCGGACTCCGTCTTCACCTTCGGACGCACCCACGGCGCCACCGAGGCCCACCTGGCGGCCTCCGGTATGACCGCCACCATCCTGCGCGACTCCTTCTACCTCGACTTCCTGCCCGAGCTCGCCGTCGACGGCGTCATCTCCGGTCCGGCCGGCCCCACGGGCGGCGGCGTGGGCGCCGTCGCCCGGGCCGACGTCGTGCGCTCGGCCAGCGCCGTGCTCAACGACCTCGCCGCCGGCTCCGGCGCCCACGACGGCGCCATCTACACGATGACCGGTCCCGAGGCCCTGAGCCTGACCGACGTCGCCCGCATCCTCACCGAGCTGGGCTCGCCCACCACCTACCGCGAGGAGAGCATCGAGCAGGCCTACGCCTCGCGCGCCCACTACGGCGCCCCCGCCTGGGAGGTCGACGGGTGGGTGAGCACCTACACCGCCATCGCCTCCGGCCAGCTGGCCGCCGTCACCGACGACGTCCTGCGCCTGACCGGCCGCGAGCCCCTGAGCCTGGCCGAGCTCCTCTCCGGCGCGCGTGCCTGA
- the pyrR gene encoding bifunctional pyr operon transcriptional regulator/uracil phosphoribosyltransferase PyrR: MANAQSTGKQILGEPEIARSLVRIAHEIVERNRGVEDLLLLGIPSGGVPLAQRLAKALAFATGGPEVPVGTLDITMYRDDLGRHPIRVPQPTVIPGEVLEGRTVVLVDDVLYSGRTIRAALDALGSIGRAEAVQLAVLVDRGHRQLPIRADYVGKNLPTSRKEKVVVSLTELGAAADSVAIHPSTEPATEDAR, translated from the coding sequence GTGGCCAACGCGCAGTCCACCGGGAAGCAGATCCTCGGAGAACCCGAGATCGCACGCTCCCTTGTCCGTATCGCTCACGAGATCGTTGAGCGCAACCGAGGTGTGGAGGACCTTCTGCTCCTCGGCATCCCCTCCGGCGGCGTCCCCCTCGCCCAGCGCCTGGCCAAGGCCCTCGCCTTCGCCACCGGCGGCCCCGAGGTCCCCGTCGGCACCCTCGACATCACCATGTACCGCGACGACCTCGGCCGCCACCCCATCCGCGTGCCCCAGCCCACCGTCATCCCCGGTGAGGTCCTCGAGGGCCGCACGGTCGTCCTCGTCGACGACGTCCTGTACTCCGGGCGCACCATCCGCGCCGCCCTCGACGCCCTGGGCTCCATCGGCCGAGCCGAGGCCGTCCAGCTCGCCGTCCTCGTGGACCGCGGCCACCGCCAGCTGCCCATCCGCGCGGACTACGTCGGCAAGAACCTGCCGACCTCCCGCAAGGAGAAGGTTGTCGTCTCCCTCACCGAGCTCGGCGCCGCCGCCGACTCGGTCGCCATCCACCCGTCGACCGAGCCCGCCACGGAGGACGCCCGATGA
- a CDS encoding aspartate carbamoyltransferase catalytic subunit, with product MKHLLSAKDLSHDEAVMTLDTAEAMAATQRHAVKKLPTLRGKTVVNLFFEDSTRTRLSFEAAAKRLSADVINFSAKGSSVSKGESLKDTAQTIMAMGADAVVVRHSADGAAHLLAHAGWIDVPVLNAGDGKHQHPTQALLDAMTLRRWYAPGTGGADGSPAPRGRDLEGAKVVIVGDVLHSRVARSNVDLLTTLGAGVTLVAPPTLLPIGMEGWPCEVSYDLDETVASVQPDAVMMLRVQRERMSAAGGGYFPSPAEYSRAYGLDSARRAAMPEHAIVMHPGPMNRGLEITAEAADDPRSRIIEQVGNGVSVRMAALYLLLADEGTQL from the coding sequence ATGAAGCACCTGCTGAGCGCCAAGGACCTGTCCCACGACGAAGCCGTCATGACCCTGGACACCGCCGAGGCCATGGCCGCCACCCAGCGCCACGCCGTCAAGAAGCTGCCCACCCTGCGCGGCAAGACGGTCGTCAACCTCTTCTTCGAGGACTCCACCCGCACCCGCCTGTCCTTCGAGGCCGCCGCCAAGAGGCTCAGCGCCGACGTCATCAACTTCTCCGCCAAGGGCTCGTCGGTCTCCAAGGGTGAGTCGCTCAAGGACACCGCCCAGACGATCATGGCGATGGGTGCCGACGCCGTCGTCGTGCGGCACAGTGCCGACGGCGCCGCCCACCTGCTCGCCCACGCCGGCTGGATCGACGTGCCCGTGCTCAACGCCGGGGACGGCAAGCACCAGCACCCCACCCAGGCCCTGCTCGACGCCATGACCCTGCGCCGCTGGTACGCCCCCGGCACCGGCGGCGCCGATGGTTCGCCCGCCCCGCGTGGACGCGACCTCGAGGGCGCCAAGGTCGTCATCGTCGGCGACGTCCTGCACTCGCGCGTCGCCCGCTCCAACGTCGACCTGCTCACCACCCTCGGTGCCGGCGTCACCCTCGTGGCCCCGCCCACCCTCCTGCCCATCGGTATGGAGGGCTGGCCCTGCGAGGTCTCCTACGACCTCGACGAGACCGTCGCCTCCGTCCAGCCCGACGCCGTCATGATGCTGCGCGTCCAGCGTGAGCGCATGAGCGCCGCCGGTGGCGGCTACTTCCCCAGCCCCGCCGAGTACTCGCGCGCCTACGGCCTCGACAGCGCCCGCCGCGCCGCCATGCCCGAGCACGCCATCGTCATGCACCCCGGCCCGATGAACCGCGGCCTGGAAATCACCGCCGAGGCCGCCGACGACCCCCGCTCGCGCATCATCGAGCAGGTCGGCAACGGCGTCTCCGTGCGCATGGCCGCCCTCTACCTCCTCCTTGCCGACGAAGGGACCCAGCTGTGA
- a CDS encoding dihydroorotase, with amino-acid sequence MTAHLLTGVRPYGEDAADILVIDGRIAAIGPEAAAQAPAEAERHAFDELIALPGLVDIHTHLREPGGESAETVYTGTRAAAVGGYTAVFAMANTNPVQDNAGVVEQVLRLGQDAGWVDVHPVGAVSQGLKGEQLSEMGAMAGSAAQVRVFSDDGRCVYDPVLMRRALEYVKSFDGVIAQHSQDPRLTEGSQMHEGAVSAELGLRGWPAVAEESIIARDVLLAEHVGSRLHVCHLSTSGSVDIIRWAKARGIDVTAEVTPHHLLLTDEMARSYSPLYKVNPPLRTAEDVEAVREALADGTIDVVGTDHAPHPLEDKDCEWQAGAFGMTGLETALPILIETMVSTGRMTWRDIARVMSTTPALIGRVRDQGQGLEVGAPANITVVDPTVRRTIDGASQWTHSTNTPYAGMELPGQVIATFLHGRPTVLAGAPVEKRDED; translated from the coding sequence GTGACCGCCCACCTCCTCACCGGTGTCCGCCCCTACGGCGAGGACGCCGCCGACATCCTCGTCATCGACGGTCGCATCGCCGCCATCGGCCCCGAGGCCGCCGCCCAGGCGCCCGCCGAGGCCGAGCGCCACGCCTTCGACGAGCTCATCGCCCTACCGGGCCTGGTCGACATCCACACCCACCTGCGTGAGCCCGGTGGCGAGTCGGCCGAGACGGTCTACACCGGCACCCGCGCCGCCGCCGTCGGCGGCTACACCGCCGTCTTCGCCATGGCCAACACCAACCCGGTCCAGGACAACGCCGGCGTCGTCGAGCAGGTCCTACGTCTGGGCCAGGACGCCGGCTGGGTGGACGTCCACCCCGTCGGCGCCGTCTCCCAGGGCCTCAAGGGCGAGCAGCTGAGCGAGATGGGCGCCATGGCCGGCTCCGCCGCCCAGGTGCGCGTCTTCTCCGACGACGGCAGGTGCGTCTACGACCCCGTCCTCATGCGCCGGGCCCTGGAGTACGTCAAGTCCTTCGACGGCGTCATTGCCCAGCACTCCCAGGACCCGCGCCTGACCGAGGGCTCCCAGATGCACGAGGGGGCCGTCTCCGCCGAGCTCGGCCTGCGCGGCTGGCCGGCGGTCGCCGAGGAGTCCATCATCGCCCGCGACGTCCTGCTCGCCGAGCACGTCGGTTCGCGCCTGCACGTGTGCCACCTGTCCACCTCCGGCAGCGTCGACATCATCCGCTGGGCCAAGGCCCGCGGGATCGACGTCACCGCCGAGGTCACCCCGCACCACCTGCTGCTCACCGACGAGATGGCCCGCAGCTACTCGCCGCTGTACAAGGTCAACCCGCCTCTGCGCACCGCCGAGGACGTCGAGGCCGTGCGTGAGGCCCTGGCCGACGGCACCATCGACGTCGTCGGCACCGACCACGCCCCGCACCCGCTGGAGGACAAGGACTGCGAGTGGCAGGCCGGCGCCTTCGGCATGACCGGCCTGGAGACCGCCCTGCCGATCCTCATCGAGACGATGGTGAGCACGGGCCGCATGACCTGGCGCGACATCGCCCGGGTCATGTCCACCACCCCCGCCCTTATCGGCCGCGTGCGCGACCAGGGCCAGGGCCTCGAGGTCGGCGCCCCCGCCAACATCACCGTCGTCGACCCCACGGTGCGACGCACCATCGACGGGGCCTCCCAGTGGACCCACTCCACCAACACGCCCTACGCGGGCATGGAGCTGCCGGGCCAGGTCATCGCCACCTTCCTGCACGGACGCCCCACGGTCCTGGCGGGAGCGCCCGTCGAGAAGAGGGACGAGGACTGA